A single window of Nicotiana sylvestris chromosome 5, ASM39365v2, whole genome shotgun sequence DNA harbors:
- the LOC104213544 gene encoding probable pectate lyase 13 isoform X1: protein MLSAICILLFCFLISFFPLITNSLNLTLPYQHPYPEAVVQELQSRVNESISRRQLLDTTINAQCQTGNPIDDCWRCDPNWASNRQRLADCAIGFGQGAIGGRNGKIYVVTDSSDRDTVNPTPGTLRHAVIQDEPLWIIFSADMFIKLKHELIVNSYKTIDGRGAKVHITGNGCITLQYISNVIIHNVHIYNCRPSGNTNIRSTPTHVGHRGRSDGDGISIFGSRNIWIDHCALSHCTDGLIDAIMGSTAITISNNYFTHHDEVMLLGHDDRYLPDSGMQVTIAFNHFGVGLVQRMPRCRRGYIHVVNNDFTEWQMYAIGGSANPTINSQGNRYMAPVDPNAKEVTKRVDTDEGEWSDWNWRTDGDVMVNGAFFVPSGEGLSNQYAKASSVEPKSAVLIDQLTLNAGVFGGPRDNSISISYGGGTTTGASGSGGAGSTGGGDSDFYGMIFGSGAKLSPSTTTTILLSHLIILVLYITTNHCGQLSLQLLHLL, encoded by the exons ATGCTTTCTGCTATTTGCATTCTCTTATTCTGTTTCTTAATCTCATTCTTCCCACTAATTACAAATTCCCTTAATCTCACCCTCCCCTATCAACACCCTTACCCTGAAGCTGTGGTTCAAGAACTACAAAG TAGGGTGAATGAGTCCATATCAAGAAGACAACTGTTAGACACTACCATAAATGCACAATGTCAAACAGGGAACCCAATAGACGATTGCTGGCGCTGCGATCCAAACTGGGCCAGCAATCGTCAACGTTTAGCAGATTGCGCCATAGGCTTCGGCCAGGGCGCAATCGGAGGAAGAAACGGTAAGATTTACGTCGTCACTGATTCTTCAGATAGAGACACCGTAAATCCAACGCCGGGGACTCTCCGGCATGCCGTAATCCAAGACGAACCGCTCTGGATAATTTTCTCAGCCGACATGTTTATTAAATTAAAACATGAACTCATCGTAAATAGTTATAAAACAATCGACGGTCGTGGTGCAAAAGTACACATTACAGGAAATGGATGTATAACGTTACAATATATTAGTAATGTTATTATACACAATGTGCATATTTACAATTGTCGTCCTTCGGGAAATACTAATATACGTTCGACCCCGACTCACGTTGGACATAGAGGAAGATCGGACGGTGATGGAATTTCTATATTTGGATCGCGAAATATATGGATTGATCATTGTGCATTGTCGCATTGTACCGACGGCTTAATTGATGCTATCATGGGGTCCACTGCGATTACTATATCTAACAACTATTTCACTCACCATGATGAAGTTATGCTCTTGGGACATGATGATAGATATTTGCCTGACTCCGGAATGCAG GTGACAATAGCATTCAATCATTTTGGAGTGGGATTAGTACAGAGAATGCCAAGGTGTAGAAGAGGATATATACATGTAGTGAACAATGATTTTACAGAGTGGCAAATGTATGCAATTGGAGGAAGTGCTAATCCTACTATTAATAGTCAGGGCAATCGTTATATGGCGCCAGTGGATCCAAATGCAAAGGAG GTGACAAAGCGCGTGGACACAGACGAGGGAGAGTGGAGTGACTGGAACTGGAGAACTGATGGGGACGTAATGGTAAATGGAGCATTTTTCGTGCCATCAGGTGAAGGGCTGAGCAACCAATACGCGAAGGCCTCGAGCGTGGAGCCCAAATCCGCCGTTCTTATTGATCAACTCACCCTCAACGCCGGTGTTTTTGGTGGCCCGAG GGATAATAGTATTAGCATATCATATGGAGGTGGGACCACCACCGGAGCTAGCGGGAGCGGCGGTGCCGGGTCCACTGGCGGCGGCGATAGTGACTTCTATGGAATGATATTTGGGAGCGGCGCAAAATTATCACCATCTACAACCACTACTATTTTATTGtctcatttaattattttagtTTTGTACATTACCACCAACCATTGTGGGCAATTATCATTACAATTATTACACTTACTATAG
- the LOC104213544 gene encoding probable pectate lyase 13 isoform X2, protein MLSAICILLFCFLISFFPLITNSLNLTLPYQHPYPEAVVQELQRVNESISRRQLLDTTINAQCQTGNPIDDCWRCDPNWASNRQRLADCAIGFGQGAIGGRNGKIYVVTDSSDRDTVNPTPGTLRHAVIQDEPLWIIFSADMFIKLKHELIVNSYKTIDGRGAKVHITGNGCITLQYISNVIIHNVHIYNCRPSGNTNIRSTPTHVGHRGRSDGDGISIFGSRNIWIDHCALSHCTDGLIDAIMGSTAITISNNYFTHHDEVMLLGHDDRYLPDSGMQVTIAFNHFGVGLVQRMPRCRRGYIHVVNNDFTEWQMYAIGGSANPTINSQGNRYMAPVDPNAKEVTKRVDTDEGEWSDWNWRTDGDVMVNGAFFVPSGEGLSNQYAKASSVEPKSAVLIDQLTLNAGVFGGPRDNSISISYGGGTTTGASGSGGAGSTGGGDSDFYGMIFGSGAKLSPSTTTTILLSHLIILVLYITTNHCGQLSLQLLHLL, encoded by the exons ATGCTTTCTGCTATTTGCATTCTCTTATTCTGTTTCTTAATCTCATTCTTCCCACTAATTACAAATTCCCTTAATCTCACCCTCCCCTATCAACACCCTTACCCTGAAGCTGTGGTTCAAGAACTACAAAG GGTGAATGAGTCCATATCAAGAAGACAACTGTTAGACACTACCATAAATGCACAATGTCAAACAGGGAACCCAATAGACGATTGCTGGCGCTGCGATCCAAACTGGGCCAGCAATCGTCAACGTTTAGCAGATTGCGCCATAGGCTTCGGCCAGGGCGCAATCGGAGGAAGAAACGGTAAGATTTACGTCGTCACTGATTCTTCAGATAGAGACACCGTAAATCCAACGCCGGGGACTCTCCGGCATGCCGTAATCCAAGACGAACCGCTCTGGATAATTTTCTCAGCCGACATGTTTATTAAATTAAAACATGAACTCATCGTAAATAGTTATAAAACAATCGACGGTCGTGGTGCAAAAGTACACATTACAGGAAATGGATGTATAACGTTACAATATATTAGTAATGTTATTATACACAATGTGCATATTTACAATTGTCGTCCTTCGGGAAATACTAATATACGTTCGACCCCGACTCACGTTGGACATAGAGGAAGATCGGACGGTGATGGAATTTCTATATTTGGATCGCGAAATATATGGATTGATCATTGTGCATTGTCGCATTGTACCGACGGCTTAATTGATGCTATCATGGGGTCCACTGCGATTACTATATCTAACAACTATTTCACTCACCATGATGAAGTTATGCTCTTGGGACATGATGATAGATATTTGCCTGACTCCGGAATGCAG GTGACAATAGCATTCAATCATTTTGGAGTGGGATTAGTACAGAGAATGCCAAGGTGTAGAAGAGGATATATACATGTAGTGAACAATGATTTTACAGAGTGGCAAATGTATGCAATTGGAGGAAGTGCTAATCCTACTATTAATAGTCAGGGCAATCGTTATATGGCGCCAGTGGATCCAAATGCAAAGGAG GTGACAAAGCGCGTGGACACAGACGAGGGAGAGTGGAGTGACTGGAACTGGAGAACTGATGGGGACGTAATGGTAAATGGAGCATTTTTCGTGCCATCAGGTGAAGGGCTGAGCAACCAATACGCGAAGGCCTCGAGCGTGGAGCCCAAATCCGCCGTTCTTATTGATCAACTCACCCTCAACGCCGGTGTTTTTGGTGGCCCGAG GGATAATAGTATTAGCATATCATATGGAGGTGGGACCACCACCGGAGCTAGCGGGAGCGGCGGTGCCGGGTCCACTGGCGGCGGCGATAGTGACTTCTATGGAATGATATTTGGGAGCGGCGCAAAATTATCACCATCTACAACCACTACTATTTTATTGtctcatttaattattttagtTTTGTACATTACCACCAACCATTGTGGGCAATTATCATTACAATTATTACACTTACTATAG
- the LOC138869621 gene encoding uncharacterized protein — translation MSGIPRVRWGALTKDKAQELGEKLLAMGAWRSSGDASYMWSMTTNYIREAAREVLGVTKEFSGGHKGDWWWNEEVQGKVEAKKATYLKLVESIDEGQKSANMEGYKKARKEVKLAVTAAKTMAFSRL, via the coding sequence ATGTCTGGTATACCTAGGGTCAGGTGGGGTGCATTGACTAAGGACAAGGCGCAGGAATTGGGGGAGAAGTTGTTGGCTATGGGGGCCTGGAGGAGTAGCGGAGACGCGAGTTATATGTGGTCTATGACAACAAATTATATTAGAGaagcggcgagagaggtgttaggggtcacAAAGGAGTTTTCTGGTGGCCATAAAggggactggtggtggaatgaagagGTTCAAGGGAAAGTGGAAGCCAAGAAAGCGACATATTTGAAGCTAGTAGAAAGTATAGATGAGGGGCAGAAGAGTGCGAACATGGAGGGGTATAAGAAGGCTAGGAAGGAGGTGAAGTTGGCAGTTACTGCGGCTAAGACCATGGCGTTTAGTCGTTTATAA